CTGGAGATGGCCTTGCAGCGAGCCAATTCTGAGGTCTGGGGGTCCAATCAAACCCAAGGCTGGGAGGGGTGGGTCTGGGCAGGGCACAGGCTTCTGGTGGCTGATCTCATCCTGGGTGTGGGGTTAGCAGCCCCTGGTGGGGTTGGGGTGTCAGATGGCCCCAGGGAACCATTCTGGGGGTCGATTAGGAGCCTACCAGTGGAGGGTCTTCCCACTAGAGAAAGATTCTGAGACCAGTGGGAACTCGATGAAcgcccctacccctgctccaaCTGACTTCAGTCAGGGAGTCGAGTGTGGAGCTTAGTGGTGTGCCGTTCAGCAGTCTCCCTGGTGATCCGAGGACCTGATTCCCCTGTCGCATCCCTCTTTGAGGGGATCTTCTGAAGAAAGGCAGAAATAAGGGTTACTTCTCCCGTGGTTCCTTTCCAGTCTGTGGCCAGTACGGTCACACATGCCTCCTGTAGGAATCTGAGAGTACAAACCCCCGCCCATTGTTCTGCCAACAGAGGCAGCCTTCACTGGCATTTGGGCCTCTTGCCTCTGGGCTTtgttctctgcctctgttttctttccctggcTGACACGTTTGCACGTATGCCATCTGCTGCAGATTCGTAATTCTCTGCCCTTACCTGCTTCACGCTGGGTCCTGAACACGTTCCCATCCCAGCTCCCCCAGATCCCACCCAGCCGCGGGCCCCATTCAGTGGGAGCGTGTGGCTCTGGCCTTCGGGAGGAGCTGAGTGTTTCCTGCCCCACTGGTGCTTTCAGGGTGTGAAGGTCAAAGGTCTCATCCTCATCAACCCCCACAACCCTCTGGGCGACATCTACTCCCCAGGAGAGCTGCGGGACTACCTGGAATTTGCCAAGAGGTGAGGCACCCCACAGTCACCCACAAAAACATCCTGGCAGATCGGGCTATGGGCGTGGGCCTTGGTATGGACTCTTCTACCCTGTTCACTCTTCTGTGGGCCCCCACCCGCTTTCGCCCTTCCCcagcactggggtgggggggcagggtttATGGGGGTActagggctctctctctccctctttctttctaggACAACAGCTGTCCTACATTGTGCCCCCCAGGGGCCAGGGGCCCTGCTAAGCTCTTCACGTGCTGTATCTCATGCACTCCGCCCAGTCACCCTATTAGTCATCATGTGGTCATGGTCCCCAGGTTGCCGAGCCCTCGAGTGAGGAGTGGAGCCTGATTATTCGAATCTGGATCTGTCTGTACAAACCTGGTTTGCTCTCAGTTGGGCCCTTCTTTTGCGGACGTGCCCGAGGCCTTTGCCTCTCCTCTGAAGTGCTTCAGAAGCCGTCAGCTGCGTACAGAGCTTCCTGTGTGGAGCATTAGACACAGGGAAAGGTGTTTCTGGAACAAAGTTTGGCAGCCCTGGGCCCGACCATGGTCCACTGGGTTTCTGAGTCATTGCTTCCCCACCGCAGGGGACCTATTTGACCTGCAGACTAAGCCGTCTCCTCCCCGGCCCTGCCCCTTCAGGCATGAGCTGCACGTGATGGTGGATGAGGTCTACATGCTGTCCGTGTTCGAGAAGCCGGCGGCCTACCGCAGCGTCCTGAGCCTGGAAGGGTAAGGCTGCCCTGCCCACAGCCACAGGGCCGGCTCTGCCAGCCCCCGGTCCTCCGGCCCCTGGTGGCCCCGCCCACGTGACGTGACCTGTCCCAGGGCAGCTTCCTTCCATCCCCCTGATCTGATCCCACTGTCCCCAGACCCCGTGAGGAGAAGATGGGAGGGCTGGGCTACATCAGGGTTTCTGAGAgctccagggaggggctgggccgtAGGCttcctgggggtggaggggctgcGAGGGTGGGAGCTGGCCCCCTGTGCCGTCCGCTCAGCTCCAGAGTGCCTTCAGCtgcgtccatccatccacccgcTCGCTCGCTCACTCCGCCCATCCTTCTGCAGCCCCAGCCGCGTGCCAAGCACTTCTAGCTGTTGGGGCTTTTTCACTAGATTTAGCCTGAACCAAGAATCTGGGCTGAAAGAGTTTTGGAGACTCTCAGACCAGATCACCCACAGAGTCTATACATGCGGCATTGAGAGACTCTAACTGTTCCTGGTATGTGTTCAGAACTTTGGACCCCGTGAAATCCTTTCCATTGGTTCTCTCAGCGGGTCCTCGCGAGGCTCTGCCAAATGCACGGTTGCGACTCCTGTTTGTTTATGGAGTAGGACAGTGAGGCGCAGAAAATGAACGACTTGTCACCTCCCCTGTGCCAGACCCTGCTTGGTGCTGGGATATAACAGGGACCGAGAAAGACGTAGGCCCCTCTCAAGCGGAACTTTTATTTCTagccagaaaaaaacattttggagaTTTCATTTAGTTGAAGTAAATGAAAGACTCCACACatgcaggaaggagagggggagagagccttaagcagactcatgctgagggcagagcccgatgtggggctcaatcccacgactgtgagatcatgacctaagcctcaaccaagagttggatgctcaaccgactgagccagccaggtggccccagAAAAAACATTTTAGTGGCGAAATACACAGTCATTTGATTGTGGCTGTGACAAGTGCTAAAAAGGAGAAGTCTGGGGAGGCATGAGGGGATCTGCTTGGGGTCCCCAGTGGGCCCAGGCTACTGGGAGTGGTCAGAGAAGGTCTGTTTGAGGAAGCAGAACTTGAGCTGAGCTCTAGATCAGGGATCAGGAAGTATTTTTGGATTAGATGTCGAATAGTTTTAGGCTTTACAGGCCTATGGTCTCTCATTCAACTCTGCCATATGGCATGAAAGCAGCTATAGACATTATGTACATGAAAAAGCacggctgtgttccagtaaagctttatttacaaaaacaggctgtGGGCTGGGTTTAGCCTGCAGGCTGTATTTTGCTGACCCTGATGCTAAAGGATGTGTAGGAATTGATGATTCAAAAAGGTGAGACCAGGGCTTCACACAGACACAGAACTAAATTCATCCAAATGTGTATGAGCTTTTGTGGATCTGTTTTGCCTCTGTCCCCACCTGTATTCTCTGCAGGCTGCCTGACCCCCAGAGGACCCACGTGATGTGGGCGACCAGCAAGGTAGGTTCCTGGCTGGCCTCGGGGGTGTCACGGaagtgggagggcagagaggtgggtggAACCAGCTTCCTTGGTGGAGGGCTGGCCACTGCCCAGGGTGCCTTTCTCTGCAGGACTTTGGGATGTCTGGGCTCCGCTTCGGCACGCTCTACACGGAAAACCGGGACGTGGCCACTGCGGTGGCTTCCCTCTGCCGCTATCATGGCCTCAGTGGTTTGGTCCAGTACCAGATGGCACAGCTGCTTTGGGACCGTGGTGACTGTCTGGGCCTGGTCATTTGAGAATGGGGGGTGGAGAGGTTATAGTCAGTTGGGAATGGATCAAGGGTGCTTCTTGCATGAGAAGAATTTGGGGTGGTGTTCGAGAACCCAGTGCCACGACTGGTTCATAGCCCACTCCGTCACTTCCTGACCATGTGGCACACTACTTCACTTCCCCAAACCTAAGTTCGTGTGATTTATCAATTCGAATAGCACCTGGTATATCATAGGCACTTGGTCAACGTGAACTCATCATTATTAGCTGTGAGCccttgaaaaaagagaaagtagaagcAACAAAGGGAAAACAGTTATAATGGGAGTATCTCTGCCTACGAGGATCTCAGCTAGTGGGTCTAGATAGCAAAGGGGATCTATAATTGCCACCTTGTAGTGAGCCCTGCTAGATGTTCTCATTGCATCACCTTAtttcccagaatcctaggatgcAGACATTTCCTGCCTTTCCCCTggtattttatagatgtggaaatgATTATACACCTGCTAGAACAGCCAAAATTTAAAACGACCCCATCACATGCTGGTGAGGACGTGGAGCAGCAACTCTCACACTGCTCGCGGATGGAAGGTGTtgtggccactttggaaagcCAAGTAGCTTGCTGAATTAAACCCACACTTACCACGTGGCCCAACAATCCCACTCCTAAGCTGTTTCTCCTCATGGTCGCACAAAACCCTCCGTGTGAAAATTTATAGCTGCTTTGTTCACAATCACTCCAAATGTCCTTccgtgggggaaggagggaacaaAGTGGGGCACATCTGTCCAATGGAGGAGGGCTCCGCGGCGAGGTCCAGGGCAGTCCACAGTAAGCTCAAGGGCATTGTGCTGTGTGAAGGGGGCCAGTCTCCAAGGGTGACATgactgtatgattctacttctGTGACACTGTAGAAGAGGCAAGACCAGGTGACAGAGAACTGACAGACCAGTGGTTGTCGGGGGCAGGGAAGTGTCGGGACTATGAATAGCACGAGGGTGCTCTTTGGGGCCAGGGAACTGTTCGGTGTCCTGCCGGCAGGTGGTGGGTTACACAGATAGACACTTGTGTTAAAACTCATCAAaagggggtggggtgcctgggtggcgccatcagttaagcatcaaactcttggtttcagctccggtcacaatctcagggttgtgaggttgaacctcgcattgggctccgcgctgggtgtggaacctgcttgaaattctctgtcCCCTGTTCCCTTTGCCCCGTCTGCATGCTCGCTCTATAGCTCtcgctttctctcactctcagaaaaaaataaaataaataaattgtttaaaaacgATTGAAAACCCTCATCAAATGGGACACCAAAGAGAGTTAATAAAAAGCTAAGGATAGGGAGGTGAAGTTGCCCCAGGCCCCACCTCTTGTCAGAGGCCAGGCTGGGATCTGAACAGCAGCCTCTGGGGCTCAGAAGCATCTGTGTGGGAGGGGGCCTTCTGCTAGGATCTGCACCCCGGGGGACCCTGTGTCTGCAGGGCTGGCAGCTGTGAGGCCAGCTACCTGGATTTCCAGTGCTTTCTACCAACAGGGACTATTCCTGTGGCCCCCACCCACAGCTGGAGAAAGGATCTTGGCAGCTCATGGCCTTTCTTTTGTCAGCATTTAGATTCGTGGGCAGCCTGGAGGGTTGGTGAgagatttctttgtttgtttctcttttcccccaaacAGACTGGATCAACCAGGTGTACTTACCGGAGAACCATGCCCGGCTCAAGGCTGCCCACGCCTACGTGGCAGGAGAGCTCCGGGCCCTGGGCATCCCGTTCCTGAGCCGCGGGGCAGGCTTCTTCATCTGGGTTGACCTGAGGAAGGTAACACAGGTGGGGCTGCATGggtgcggggttggggggggcgggtagTTGAAGCCTCTCTCCggcaggtgaggggcaggggtgTCTCCTCTCCTACCTGAGCCCCTGCCACCCTCCCAGTTCCTGCCCGAGGCCACCTTTAAGGCAGAAATGCTGCTTTGGCGCCAATTTTTGGACAACAAGGTGCTGCTGTCCTGTGGCCAGACCTTTGAGTGTAAAGAGCCCGGCTGGTTCCGCTTGATCTTCTCGGACAAGGCCCACCGGCTTCGGCTGGGTAAGCGACCTCCCCTCCTCGCCGCACCCTTCACTCTGCCCTCCCGCTTCTCGTCCCACCTGTGGCTCCAGCAGCCTCAGCTGGCCCGTCCTGCCGACCGAGCCGCCAGTGCCAAGGGGctgtcccttctccttcccagggATGCAGAGGGTCCGGCAGGTGCTGGAGGGCAAATCCCGGGTGGCAGAAGAGCCCTATTCCTGTCAGACCCAGGAGCCAAGGAGTCAGCGCAGGTGAGCTGGTCATCGCCTGGTGACAGCAGGGCCTGGTGACAGCAGGGCCTGGCAGCCACCGCCAATCTGAGCCGACTGGGGCTGCGGAGACCCACGGCAGCTGGGCCTTTTGTCAGGAGGGAGCCCAGCGTGACCTCACCCTCAAAGAAGAACCATTCCTGGCCCCTCTCAGGGCATGGGATAGGCTCCTCCAGCCATGCTGtgcctcggcccctccccctctatTAAACAGAACTGGAAGAAACTAGGAGCCTCTGTtgtgagtaattttttaaaaaactttatttttttcctttcagtgttccaggattcattgtttatgcagcacaccctgtgctccatgcaatacgggccctccacaatacccaccaccgggctcaccccatcccccccgcctccaaaaccctcagtttgcttctcagagtccacagtctctcctgcttCATCTCCCCCGTGTTGTGAATAATTTACAGAATGGAGGAGTCGTGACTGCTCCCGACCACAAGCCCTTGCCCCCCTGAggatgtgaaaagaaaacaacatgtaCCTTCTTTTGATGACACCCTCTTTCGTCCTTTGTTGCCGGGAAACAAGTCAGAAGAACAGCGCACAGAAGACAGAGCACACCCAGGAAATAAACAGGAGCGATAGTTCTCAAGTCCCAGGAGGAAGGAGTTAATTCTGTATGTTCCAATCGTTCTCCCCAGGGAGGGTGTGTGGGCCCCCAGGACACCTGGGACCTGGGACAGGCCTCCACTTGGGCGGTGACAGACAAGACGCAGGGGGGCGACCAGGAAGagctgctctgcctcctccttcctggcAAGGAACTGCCTTCACCAACCATATCATACCCGAGTGAGCCAGCCATGACTGCTGCGGGGAGCATAgggctggacttgatcccaggct
This sequence is a window from Mustela nigripes isolate SB6536 unplaced genomic scaffold, MUSNIG.SB6536 HiC_scaffold_148, whole genome shotgun sequence. Protein-coding genes within it:
- the LOC132008376 gene encoding 1-aminocyclopropane-1-carboxylate synthase-like protein 1 isoform X2; translation: MFTLPQKESRAPATCPGPTSIQDLDSNSGDDLERECSRKPDRKLPEDCGASGPTAMLSSDSSCLSSRGRVIKWFWDSAEEGYRTYHMDEYDEDKNPSGIINLGTSENKLCFDLLSRRLSQSDMLRVEPSLLQYPDWRGHLFLREEVARFLSFYCKSPNPLKPDNVVVLNGCASLFSALATVLCEAGEAFLIPAPYYGAITQHVYLYGNVRLVTGLDTRPFQLTVEKLEMALQRANSEGVKVKGLILINPHNPLGDIYSPGELRDYLEFAKRHELHVMVDEVYMLSVFEKPAAYRSVLSLEGLPDPQRTHVMWATSKDFGMSGLRFGTLYTENRDVATAVASLCRYHGLSGLVQYQMAQLLWDRDWINQVYLPENHARLKAAHAYVAGELRALGIPFLSRGAGFFIWVDLRKFLPEATFKAEMLLWRQFLDNKVLLSCGQTFECKEPGWFRLIFSDKAHRLRLGMQRVRQVLEGKSRVAEEPYSCQTQEPRSQRSVPGFIVYAAHPVLHAIRALHNTHHRAHPIPPASKTLSLLLRVHSLSCFISPVL
- the LOC132008376 gene encoding 1-aminocyclopropane-1-carboxylate synthase-like protein 1 isoform X1, with the translated sequence MFTLPQKESRAPATCPGPTSIQDLDSNSGDDLERECSRKPDRKLPEDCGASGPTAMLSSDSSCLSSRGRVIKWFWDSAEEGYRTYHMDEYDEDKNPSGIINLGTSENKLCFDLLSRRLSQSDMLRVEPSLLQYPDWRGHLFLREEVARFLSFYCKSPNPLKPDNVVVLNGCASLFSALATVLCEAGEAFLIPAPYYGAITQHVYLYGNVRLVCVYLDSEVTGLDTRPFQLTVEKLEMALQRANSEGVKVKGLILINPHNPLGDIYSPGELRDYLEFAKRHELHVMVDEVYMLSVFEKPAAYRSVLSLEGLPDPQRTHVMWATSKDFGMSGLRFGTLYTENRDVATAVASLCRYHGLSGLVQYQMAQLLWDRDWINQVYLPENHARLKAAHAYVAGELRALGIPFLSRGAGFFIWVDLRKFLPEATFKAEMLLWRQFLDNKVLLSCGQTFECKEPGWFRLIFSDKAHRLRLGMQRVRQVLEGKSRVAEEPYSCQTQEPRSQRSVPGFIVYAAHPVLHAIRALHNTHHRAHPIPPASKTLSLLLRVHSLSCFISPVL
- the LOC132008376 gene encoding 1-aminocyclopropane-1-carboxylate synthase-like protein 1 isoform X3; translated protein: MFTLPQKESRAPATCPGPTSIQDLDSNSGDDLERECSRKPDRKLPEDCGASGPTAMLSSDSSCLSSRGRVIKWFWDSAEEGYRTYHMDEYDEDKNPSGIINLGTSENKLCFDLLSRRLSQSDMLRVEPSLLQYPDWRGHLFLREEVARFLSFYCKSPNPLKPDNVVVLNGCASLFSALATVLCEAGEAFLIPAPYYGAITQHVYLYGNVRLVCVYLDSEVTGLDTRPFQLTVEKLEMALQRANSEGVKVKGLILINPHNPLGDIYSPGELRDYLEFAKRHELHVMVDEVYMLSVFEKPAAYRSVLSLEGLPDPQRTHVMWATSKDFGMSGLRFGTLYTENRDVATAVASLCRYHGLSGLVQYQMAQLLWDRDWINQVYLPENHARLKAAHAYVAGELRALGIPFLSRGAGFFIWVDLRKFLPEATFKAEMLLWRQFLDNKVLLSCGQTFECKEPGWFRLIFSDKAHRLRLGMQRVRQVLEGKSRVAEEPYSCQTQEPRSQRRTHG